A single Alosa sapidissima isolate fAloSap1 chromosome 17, fAloSap1.pri, whole genome shotgun sequence DNA region contains:
- the tfr1b gene encoding transferrin receptor 1b gives MATTINQARTSISKMFNGEPRSYTRFNLAQNSDADSSQVEMKLSSDVDDEVGNPEDGQARVTYTQSPLRTYKNICYLALGTLVVFILGYLVGYVSHAAACPTVPTEEGQDEGLEVAPLPSMNWNDITNLLEQKLSPSAFSTNFSDFSLPRNVSHEAGSDGDNELANKVLGVFKDLNMKSWNDEHFVKLPHPSSDNPNKVLFGTEVIGTTKGYLAYSEVGTATGRVVYANYGTLDDFLYLDKKVDVNSSVLLLRAGNISFAEKVANAAKYGAVAVLIYPDPSNYNFAGSTELYGHVHLGSGDPYTPGMPSFKNTQFPPARSSGLPTIVAQTITADIALKIFQKMGGDPAPNSFKGSLGTPYKLGSVDNVVTVTVSSTLNETAIHNIFGVIKGNEEPDHYVVIGAQRDSWGPGAAKSTVGTTVLVELARAISEMTRNDHLSLRRSLVFASWSAGEYGSVGATEWQEGYLSSLNMKAITYINLDGVVIGRQKFKASASPLLYDLLQKSLKQVKSPFNTGKTLYDDHAASNWETSILEAMKMDDAAYPFMALSGIPSISFRFCGEYPYLGTTLDTFDHLQASTSYKYAELAVAAANVAGQMALRLAHDHLVPLNVARSGTEIRKKVIDINRRVNQLKNALGLNSTLAKGLSVQWLNTAIGSYGRAARDLQYTIDNSDLENMEMRRIINDRIIKVEHNLLSPYVSVRDVPFRHILFGSGCHTIQTLLDHLDALKQNAPESDADLFRNQFAWATWTIQSCANDLAGPVWEINNEI, from the exons ATGGCTACAACAATCAATCAAGCAAGAACATCCATTTCCAAAATG TTTAATGGAGAGCCCCGTTCGTACACACGCTTCAACTTGGCCCAAAACTCAGATGCGGACAGTAGCCAAGTGGAGATGAAACTGTCATCGGATGTTGACGATGAAGTTGGAAACCCCGAAGATGGTCAAGCCCGTGTCACCTACACGCAGAGTCCTCTACGTACCTACAAGAACATCTGTTACCTGGCCCTGGGCACTTTGGTGGTCTTCATCTTGG GTTATCTTGTTGGTTATGTCAGTCATGCTGCCGCCTGCCCCACTGTGCCTACTGAGGAAGGTCAGGATGAAGGGCTGGAGGTTGCACCCCTTCCGAGTATGAATTGGAATGACATCACCAACCTTCTGGAACAGAAGCTGTCCCCTAGTGCCTTCTCTACTAACTTCAG TGACTTCTCCCTCCCAAGGAACGTAAGCCATGAGGCAGGAAGTGATGGAGATAACGAGCTTGCTAATAAAGTCTTGGGTGTGTTCAAGGACTTGAACATGAAGTCCTGGAATGATGAGCATTTTGTCAAGCTACCACATCCATCCAG TGACAACCCAAATAAAGTCCTTTTTGGTACTGAAGTAATCGGAACAACCAAAGGTTACTTGGCTTACAGTGAAGTTGGAACTGCAACG GGCAGAGTGGTGTATGCAAACTATGGTACACTAGATGATTTCTTATATTTAGACAAGAAGGTAGACGTCAACAGCAGTGTCCTGCTGCTAAGGGCTGGCAACATCAGTTTTGCAGAAAAA GTTGCTaatgctgctaaatatggggcAGTGGCAGTGCTGATCTACCCTGATCCTTCTAACTACAACTTTGCAGGCTCCACAGAACTTTACGGACAT GTCCACTTGGGCTCTGGAGACCCCTACACACCAGGGATGCCATCGTTTAAAAACACCCAGTTCCCCCCTGCTAGGTCTTCAGGCCTCCCTACTATTGTAGCACAGACAATTACTGCAGATATAGCCCTCAAGATCTTCCA GAAGATGGGAGGTGATCCTGCTCCCAATTCCTTTAAAGGCTCCCTCGGGACACCATACAAACTGGGCAGTGTAGATAACGTGGTGACTGTGACTGTCAGCAGTACTCTCAATGAAACAGCCATCCACAACATATTTGGTGTAATCAAGGGAAATGAAGAGCCAG ATCATTATGTTGTCATTGGTGCACAGAGGGACTCCTGGGGCCCGGGTGCTGCAAAGTCCACTGTGGGCACCACTGTGTTGGTGGAGCTGGCCAGAGCAATCTCTGAGATGACCAGAAACG ATCACCTCAGCCTCAGGAGGAGCCTTGTTTTTGCCAGCTGGAGTGCTGGCGAGTATGGAAGCGTTGGAGCTACTGAGTGGCAGGAG GGGTACTTGTCATCTCTGAACATGAAAGCCATCACCTATATCAATCTGGATGGAGTTGTTATAG GTCGTCAGAAGTTCAAGGCCTCTGCAAGCCCATTGTTATATGATCTACTGCAGAAGTCTTTGAAGCAG GTGAAGAGCCCATTTAACACTGGCAAGACTCTGTATGATGATCACGCTGCATCAAACTGGGAGACCTCTAT ACTTGAAGCTATGAAAATGGATGATGCTGCTTACCCCTTCATGGCTCTTTCTGGCATCCCATCTATCTCATTCCGTTTCTGTGGG GAGTACCCGTACCTCGGAACCACCCTGGACACATTTGACCACCTTCAGGCTTCCACAAGCTACAAGTATGCTGAATTGGCAGTGGCAGCTGCGAATGTAGCTGGTCAGATGGCCCTACGACTGGCTCATGACCACCTGGTGCCCCTGAATGTGGCACGATCCGGAACTGAGATCAGGAAGAAAGTGATTGACATCAACAGACGTGTCAACCAACTCAAGAAT GCTCTGGGGTTGAATTCGACTCTGGCTAAGGGTTTGTCTGTCCAATGGCTAAACACTGCCATCGGCTCCTATGGCCGTGCTGCCCGTGATCTCCAGTACACCATTGATAACAGCGACCTGGAAAACATGGAAATGCGTCGCATCATCAATGACCGCATCATAAAG GTGGAGCATAATCTGCTCTCTCCctatgtgtctgtgagagatgTGCCTTTTCGCCACATCCTCTTTGGCTCAGGATGTCACACAATCCAAACTCTGCTGGACCATCTTGATGCCCTCAAACAGAATGCTCCGGAGTCCGATGCCGATCTCTTCCGCAACCAGTTTGCCTGGGCTACCTGGACAATTCAGAGTTGTGCCAACGACCTCGCAGGTCCTGTCTGGGAAATTAATAATGAAATCTAA